The Heptranchias perlo isolate sHepPer1 chromosome 40, sHepPer1.hap1, whole genome shotgun sequence genome has a window encoding:
- the LOC137305579 gene encoding ferritin heavy chain, oocyte isoform-like, whose amino-acid sequence MVSEVCQNYHKECEDGVNKQINMELYSSYVYLSMSFYFDRDDVALSHFAEFFKKQSHEERENAEKLMKFQNQRGGRIVLKDIKKPEQDEWSNGLEAMQRALQMEKDVNQSLLDLHKLSTERTDPHLCDFLKTHYLDEQVKMIKKLGDHLTNLKRLGAPENGMGVYLFDQLTLRS is encoded by the exons ATGGTGTCTGAGGTGTGtcagaactatcacaaggagtgtgaggatggtgtcaacaagcagatcaatatggagctctattcctcctatgtttaccTCTCCATG TCCTTctactttgaccgggatgatgttgccctcTCTCATTTTGCCGAGTTCTTCAAGAAACAGTCACATGAGGAACGGGAGAACGCTGAGAAACTGatgaaattccagaatcagcgtggaGGCCGTATTGTCTTGAAGGACATCAAG aagccagagcaggatgagtggagcaatggtctggaggcaatgcagagagctctgcagatggagaaggatgtgaaccagagtctgctggatctgcacaaactgtccactgagaggacagaccctcat TTGTGTGATTTCCTGAagacccactacttggatgagcaagtgaagatgatcaagaagcttggagatcacctcaccaacctgaagagactgggagcccctgagaatggcatgggagtgtacctgtttgaccAGCTCACCTTGAGGAGCTAA
- the chmp2a gene encoding charged multivesicular body protein 2a: MNAIFGKRKTPEEMLRQNQRALNRAMRELDRERMKLEQQEKKIIADIKKMAKQGQMDAVKIMAKDLVRTRRYVKKFIMMKANIQAVSLKIQTLKSNNTMAQAMKGVTKAMATMNQQLKLPQIQKIMMEFEKQSEIMDMKEEMMNDAIDDAMGDEDDEEESDAIVSQVLDELGLNLTDELSNLPSTGASLSVAAGKKAEPVVLEDADADLEKRLKNLRKD; encoded by the exons ATGAATGCTATATTTGGTAAAAGAAAGACCCCGGAGGAGATGCTGCGGCAGAACCAGCGGGCCCTGAATCGGGCCATGCGGGAGCTGGACCGCGAGCGGATGAAATTGGAACAGCAGGAAAAGAAAATCATTGCGGACATCAAGAAAATGGCAAAACAAGGACAGATG GATGCGGTTAAAATAATGGCGAAAGACTTGGTGCGGACGCGGAGATACGTGAAGAAGTTCATCATGATGAAGGCGAACATCCAGGCCGTGTCCCTGAAGATCCAGACGCTGAAATCCAACAACACCATGGCCCAGGCCATGAAGGGAGTCACCAAGGCCATGGCCACCATGAACCAGCAG CTGAAGCTGCCTCAGATTCAGAAGATCATGATGGAGTTTGAGAAGCAGTCGGAGATCATGGATATGAAGGAGGAAATGATGAACGATGCCATCGATGATGCCATGGGCGATGAAGATGACGAGGAAGAGAG TGATGCTATCGTGTCTCAGGTACTGGATGAACTTGGTCTGAACCTGACGGATGAACTGTCCA ACCTCCCGAGTACCGGGGCGTCCCTCAGCGTCGCTGCTGGGAAGAAGGCGGAGCCGGTGGTTCTGGAAGACGCAGATGCCGACCTGGAAAAACGGCTGAAAAATCTCCGTAAAGACTGA
- the ube2m gene encoding NEDD8-conjugating enzyme Ubc12, producing MIKLFSLKQQKKEEDAAGAAKTGTKKASAAQLRIQKDINELNLPKTCEIVFPDPDDLLNFKLLICPDEGFYKGGKFVFSFKVGQGYPHDPPKVKCETMVYHPNIDLEGNVCLNILREDWKPVLTINSIIYGLQYLFLEPNPEDPLNKEAAEVLQNNRRLFEQNVQRSMRGGYIGSTYFERCLK from the exons ATGATCAAGCTCTTCTCGCTCAAGCAGCAGAAGAAGGAAGAAGACGCCGCCGGAGCCGCCAAGACCGGCACCAAGAAGGCGTCGGCCGCCCAGCTCCGCATCCAGAAAG ATATAAATGAATTGAATTTACCTAAAACCTGTGAGATAGTTTTTCCAGATCCTGATGACCTCCTCAACTTCAAACTTCTCATCTGTCCGGATGAG GGGTTCTATAAAGGAGGCAAATTTGTGTTTAGCTTTAAG GTTGGACAAGGATATCCGCATGATCCTCCAAAGGTGAAATGTGAAACCATGGTGTATCACCCAAACATCGATTTAGAAGGCAACGTTTGTCTAAACATCCTCAG AGAGGACTGGAAACCTGTATTAACAATAAACTCTATAATTTATGGGCTGCAGTACCTGTTTTTG GAACCTAACCCTGAGGACCCCCTGAacaaggaagcagcagaggtcctTCAGAACAACAGACGCCTGTTCGAGCAAAACGTGCAGCGATCCATGCGGGGCGGCTACATTGGCTCCACTTACTTCGAGCGATGCCTTAAATAG